Proteins encoded in a region of the Mycoplasma feriruminatoris genome:
- the dnaE gene encoding DNA polymerase III subunit alpha, translating to MNYLSLLTVKNEYDFLESLITIDQYIEFIKKNNLSYAFYSETHNMYGVAEFFKKATDNNIKPIIGLTICLQDFSKLVIYAKNKKGYQILNFISSFLNDGFNHYDYEIKEYILELVNNNVIIVGLINDLDFKNNLINKLKDDFYDVNFLNLYFDQISYLDINDKKAYSILNAIKTNKTIDQITNTNNYFYPDINFLSTNYSIDNIKKVNEQINLKVDFNLFENSEKHLVKYKNANNLSSYEYLRQICLLSLKKYKQKVKPNINLDLYVNRLNYELEVIKQMGFSDYFLVVSDYVNFAKKNDILVGPGRGSAAGSLISYLLRITDIDPLEYDLLFERFLNPDRSNLPDIDLDFQDNRREEVLEYLFEKYGKNHVAMITTYQTIGYKMAWRDVCRVYNIDLLIVNKISKILDQFASYDFLEFVKENKLLNDYFKDDLFKEIFLIMHKIIGLPRQTSTHAAGVVLTDCDLRELVPIKSGFNGINQTQFDMNYLDVLGLIKMDILGLRNLTTIQEIKHLIYLNQNLKISLNKIPLNDKKAFELLKNKQTSGIFQLESKGMTDLVSKMQVDSIELISTASALYRPGPQEMIPTYLENKKTNKYKIIDQSVYEILKPTYGIIVYQEQVMQMLNKIANFSYAKADIIRRAMSKKNNKVMQSMKLEFINSAVKNNFSYNKANLIWNWIEKFSNYGFNKSHSISYSYISYWLAYFKAHFTSEFYTSLLDQNIGNEIKTQQYIKELYEYKIKVNKPSVINSTFNYQIIDKQIFMPLTCIKSIGYEIVKKINLAKKENKDMYLDIHNFILAMVKQKINVNTLQTLIKAGALDVFNYNKKTMLENLDLLINQANAYKEVNNILDDEKINLIIYDEYEDETLASFEKELYGFFIDQNPILKLKTSNFNLNLVDISKLEYNKNQVILGYVLKIKEIKDKNNNKMAFVTIFDNTSEIELTIFSSDYMNLINQLVVNKAYIFKVLKTKKDNKTSIKFVSLIKSI from the coding sequence ATGAACTATTTATCTTTATTAACTGTTAAAAATGAATATGATTTTTTAGAATCTTTAATAACTATTGATCAATACATAGAATTTATTAAAAAAAATAATCTTAGTTATGCTTTTTATAGTGAGACTCATAATATGTATGGAGTAGCTGAGTTTTTTAAAAAAGCTACTGATAATAACATAAAACCAATAATTGGATTAACAATCTGTTTACAAGATTTTTCTAAACTAGTTATTTATGCTAAAAATAAAAAAGGTTATCAAATTCTAAATTTTATTTCTAGTTTTTTAAATGATGGATTTAATCATTATGATTATGAAATAAAAGAATATATTTTAGAACTAGTTAATAATAATGTGATTATAGTTGGTTTAATTAATGATTTAGATTTTAAAAATAATTTAATTAATAAGCTTAAAGATGATTTTTATGATGTTAATTTTTTAAATTTATATTTTGATCAAATTAGTTATTTAGATATTAATGATAAAAAAGCTTATAGTATTTTAAATGCAATTAAAACTAATAAAACTATTGATCAAATAACTAATACTAATAATTATTTTTATCCAGATATTAATTTTTTATCTACTAATTATTCAATAGATAATATTAAAAAAGTTAATGAACAAATTAATTTAAAAGTTGATTTTAACTTATTTGAAAACTCAGAAAAACATTTAGTTAAATATAAAAATGCCAACAATTTATCTTCATATGAATATTTAAGACAAATCTGTTTATTATCATTAAAAAAATATAAGCAAAAAGTAAAACCAAATATTAATTTAGATTTATATGTTAATAGATTAAATTATGAATTAGAAGTTATTAAACAAATGGGGTTTAGTGACTATTTTTTAGTTGTTAGTGATTATGTAAATTTTGCTAAGAAAAATGATATTTTAGTAGGTCCTGGAAGAGGAAGTGCTGCTGGTAGTTTAATTAGTTATTTATTAAGAATTACAGATATTGATCCATTAGAATATGATCTTTTATTTGAAAGATTTTTAAATCCTGATCGTTCTAATTTACCAGATATTGATTTAGATTTTCAAGATAATAGAAGAGAAGAAGTTTTAGAATACTTATTTGAAAAGTATGGAAAAAATCACGTAGCAATGATTACGACTTATCAAACTATTGGATATAAAATGGCTTGAAGAGATGTATGTAGAGTTTATAATATTGATCTATTAATTGTAAATAAAATTTCAAAAATTTTAGATCAATTTGCTAGTTATGATTTTTTAGAATTTGTTAAAGAAAATAAATTATTAAATGATTATTTTAAAGATGACTTATTTAAAGAAATTTTTTTAATAATGCATAAAATTATAGGCTTACCACGTCAAACTTCAACACATGCAGCTGGAGTTGTTTTAACTGATTGTGATTTAAGAGAACTAGTACCTATTAAAAGTGGGTTTAATGGAATTAATCAAACTCAATTTGATATGAACTATTTAGATGTTTTAGGTTTAATTAAAATGGATATTTTAGGGTTAAGAAATCTAACTACTATTCAAGAAATTAAGCATTTAATTTATTTAAATCAAAATTTAAAAATTAGTTTAAATAAAATTCCTTTAAATGATAAAAAAGCTTTTGAACTTTTAAAAAACAAACAAACTTCAGGAATCTTTCAACTTGAATCAAAAGGTATGACTGATTTAGTTTCTAAAATGCAAGTTGATTCTATTGAATTAATTTCAACAGCCTCAGCTTTATATCGCCCAGGTCCTCAAGAAATGATTCCAACTTATTTAGAAAATAAAAAAACTAATAAATATAAAATTATTGATCAAAGTGTTTATGAGATTTTAAAACCAACTTATGGAATTATTGTTTATCAAGAACAAGTAATGCAAATGCTAAATAAAATAGCTAATTTTTCTTATGCAAAAGCAGATATTATAAGAAGAGCTATGAGTAAAAAAAATAATAAAGTAATGCAATCTATGAAATTAGAATTTATAAATAGTGCAGTTAAAAATAATTTTTCTTATAATAAAGCTAATTTAATTTGAAATTGAATTGAAAAGTTTTCAAATTATGGATTTAATAAATCACATTCAATTTCTTATTCTTATATTAGTTATTGATTAGCTTATTTTAAAGCTCATTTTACATCTGAATTTTATACTAGTTTATTAGATCAAAATATTGGTAATGAAATTAAAACTCAACAATATATTAAAGAGTTGTATGAATATAAAATTAAAGTAAATAAACCTAGTGTAATTAATTCTACTTTTAATTATCAAATTATTGATAAACAAATTTTTATGCCTTTAACTTGTATTAAATCTATTGGATATGAAATAGTTAAAAAAATTAATCTAGCAAAAAAAGAAAATAAAGATATGTATTTAGATATCCATAATTTCATACTAGCTATGGTTAAACAAAAAATTAACGTTAATACTTTACAAACTTTAATTAAAGCTGGAGCTTTAGATGTTTTTAATTATAATAAAAAAACAATGTTAGAGAATTTAGATCTTTTAATTAATCAAGCTAATGCTTATAAAGAAGTGAATAATATTTTAGATGATGAAAAAATTAATCTAATTATTTATGATGAATATGAAGATGAAACTTTAGCTAGTTTTGAAAAAGAATTATACGGATTTTTTATAGACCAAAACCCAATTTTAAAATTAAAAACAAGTAATTTTAATTTAAACTTAGTAGATATTTCAAAACTTGAATATAATAAAAACCAAGTAATTTTAGGTTATGTTTTAAAGATTAAAGAAATTAAAGATAAAAATAATAACAAAATGGCATTTGTAACAATTTTTGATAACACTAGTGAAATTGAATTAACAATATTTAGTAGTGATTATATGAATTTAATAAATCAATTAGTAGTTAATAAAGCTTATATTTTTAAAGTATTAAAAACTAAAAAAGATAATAAAACTTCAATTAAATTTGTTAGTTTAATTAAGAGTATATAG